From a region of the Candidatus Omnitrophota bacterium genome:
- a CDS encoding MBL fold metallo-hydrolase yields the protein MTVTIKFCGGARTVTGSQHLVSTDHSSILLDCGLFHGRRDETYQVNSKFSFNPQSLKACVVSHAHIDHCGNIPTLIKNGYRSHVFATPVTKKLLHYMLADSGYVQEEDVRYVNKINRRKHLPPREPLYTKKDAEKSLKYIRSLEYHQKFPLAREIDLTFFEAGHILGSTVPTLDIKTTHGNMRIAYAVDLGRYGMPLLRNPEVPKDIDYLIIESTYGGRSHSSIEDAEEELAAAVNRTIKRGGKIIIPSFALERTQLIVFFISELIKRKKIKKIPIYVDSPLAVNLTKVFRENWQYFDDITQQAFQREEDPLGYGSITYITDVNKSKKLNEKKSPMIIISASGMCENGRILHHLKNNIENPHNTIIAIGYMAKNTLGRRIVERNPEVKIFGHPYKLNAEVVTLNAFSSHSDKNGLVEYVKKCQGKLKKVFIVHGDEEQSEVLRTNLKKHNIKVSIPAKDETVFLSGRQ from the coding sequence TTGACAGTAACGATTAAATTCTGCGGCGGAGCTCGTACAGTTACCGGCTCGCAGCATCTTGTATCTACAGATCATTCCAGTATATTGCTTGATTGCGGCCTTTTCCATGGTCGTCGGGATGAAACCTACCAAGTTAATTCAAAGTTTTCCTTTAACCCACAAAGCTTAAAGGCCTGCGTGGTCTCCCACGCTCATATCGATCATTGTGGTAATATCCCGACTTTAATAAAAAACGGCTATCGTTCACATGTATTTGCTACTCCGGTCACTAAGAAATTATTGCATTACATGCTTGCTGATAGTGGTTATGTCCAGGAAGAAGATGTTCGTTATGTAAATAAGATTAACCGTCGTAAACATCTCCCGCCAAGGGAACCACTTTATACTAAAAAAGATGCTGAGAAGTCACTTAAATATATTAGATCTTTGGAATATCATCAAAAATTTCCTTTGGCCAGAGAGATAGATTTAACTTTTTTTGAAGCCGGGCATATTCTTGGTTCAACTGTACCAACCCTTGATATTAAAACTACTCATGGCAATATGCGCATAGCTTATGCCGTAGACCTAGGCCGCTATGGCATGCCCTTACTTAGAAATCCGGAAGTTCCCAAAGATATAGATTACCTTATAATTGAAAGTACCTATGGTGGGAGAAGTCACTCAAGTATCGAAGATGCTGAGGAAGAGCTGGCTGCTGCTGTAAATCGTACGATTAAGCGGGGCGGTAAAATTATCATCCCTTCTTTTGCTTTAGAAAGAACACAGTTAATTGTATTTTTTATCAGTGAGTTGATAAAGCGTAAAAAGATAAAAAAGATTCCAATTTATGTTGATAGTCCCCTGGCGGTGAATTTGACTAAAGTATTTCGGGAAAATTGGCAGTATTTCGATGATATCACTCAGCAGGCTTTTCAAAGAGAAGAGGATCCTTTAGGTTATGGCAGCATTACCTATATAACTGATGTCAACAAATCAAAGAAGCTTAATGAAAAGAAAAGCCCGATGATAATAATATCAGCTTCCGGAATGTGCGAAAATGGTCGAATACTTCACCATTTAAAAAACAATATTGAAAATCCACACAACACCATAATTGCAATTGGCTATATGGCTAAAAATACCTTAGGCCGAAGAATTGTTGAAAGAAACCCGGAAGTTAAGATCTTTGGTCATCCTTATAAATTAAATGCCGAAGTAGTTACTTTAAATGCTTTTAGTTCACATTCGGATAAAAATGGTCTGGTCGAATATGTTAAAAAATGCCAAGGTAAGTTAAAGAAGGTTTTTATTGTTCATGGTGACGAAGAGCAGTCTGAG
- a CDS encoding peptidylprolyl isomerase, translating to MKRLFVFLLIGIFTGSIFGEVKAMEKNIVVLETNQGNIELKLMPERAPKACENFIGLVEQGYYNGIIFHRVMADFMIQGGDPTGTGMGGRSIWGASFEDEFTPTLKFDKPGLLAMANSGPNSNGSQFFITTVPTPWLNMKHTIFGEVISGYEVVQKIEGTAVNSASKPLKEQKIIKAYLK from the coding sequence ATGAAAAGGTTATTTGTTTTTTTATTAATTGGTATTTTTACCGGCAGTATTTTTGGGGAGGTTAAAGCTATGGAAAAAAATATAGTAGTTCTAGAAACAAATCAGGGTAATATCGAGCTTAAACTTATGCCGGAGCGGGCACCGAAAGCTTGTGAAAATTTCATCGGACTGGTTGAGCAGGGTTATTATAACGGAATAATATTTCACAGGGTGATGGCTGATTTCATGATTCAAGGCGGAGACCCGACTGGTACCGGCATGGGCGGTCGCTCAATTTGGGGTGCGTCGTTTGAGGATGAATTTACTCCAACTCTTAAATTTGATAAGCCGGGTCTATTGGCGATGGCTAATTCCGGACCCAATAGTAACGGAAGTCAATTTTTTATTACTACGGTTCCTACTCCTTGGCTTAACATGAAGCATACAATTTTTGGCGAAGTAATCTCCGGTTATGAAGTTGTTCAAAAAATAGAAGGCACAGCGGTTAATTCAGCCAGTAAGCCGTTAAAAGAGCAAAAAATCATCAAGGCTTATCTAAAGTAA
- a CDS encoding thiolase family protein, whose amino-acid sequence MEKVFIVDGLRTPIGGMGQSLKTLSAVSLGGSVIRKIVEKNSINKSSLDEVIMGNVISTGLGQNPARQALVAAGLSVETPAFTINKVCGSGLKSAVLASQAILCRDSDLIIAGGLESASQCPYILPRNKKSGEFKKEDLGDSLIDDGLWCKLNNTHMGVIAEYTAKEFNISREDQDIYTLDSHRKAIHAQEQGLSANEIVPISINDDKIFSLDEKPRKNLSLEKLSNLPAAFEANGTVTAGSSSAPADGAAALIFSSDKGLKENKLTPLAYILGYATVAVEAKLVFTAPALAIKKCLKLSSLELSDVDIFEINEAFSVQALVTMNLSGADKQRLNVFGGTLALGHPLGVSGARGLVTLINVLKVQNKKIGLTATCLGGGSALALAIRMV is encoded by the coding sequence ATGGAAAAGGTATTTATAGTAGATGGCTTAAGAACTCCTATCGGTGGCATGGGGCAGAGCTTGAAAACGCTATCTGCGGTTTCACTTGGCGGTTCGGTAATCAGAAAAATTGTTGAAAAAAATTCGATAAATAAATCGTCACTAGATGAAGTAATAATGGGGAATGTCATAAGCACCGGTTTAGGGCAGAATCCGGCTAGGCAGGCTTTAGTTGCTGCCGGTTTGTCAGTTGAAACTCCGGCTTTTACCATAAACAAAGTTTGTGGTTCGGGTTTAAAATCAGCAGTTTTGGCAAGTCAGGCTATACTTTGTCGAGATTCAGATTTAATTATTGCCGGAGGCTTGGAAAGTGCTTCTCAATGTCCATATATTTTGCCACGAAATAAAAAGTCAGGAGAATTCAAGAAGGAAGATTTAGGTGACAGTTTAATTGACGACGGCCTTTGGTGTAAGTTAAACAATACTCATATGGGAGTAATCGCTGAGTATACGGCTAAAGAGTTTAATATATCCCGAGAGGATCAGGATATCTATACTTTAGATAGTCATCGCAAAGCGATCCATGCTCAAGAACAAGGACTATCTGCTAATGAAATTGTACCAATTTCTATAAATGACGATAAGATTTTCAGTCTCGATGAAAAGCCAAGAAAAAACTTATCTTTAGAAAAATTATCCAATTTACCTGCGGCTTTCGAAGCTAACGGTACGGTTACTGCCGGTAGTTCTTCAGCCCCGGCAGACGGAGCCGCGGCTTTGATTTTTTCTTCCGATAAGGGGCTTAAGGAAAATAAACTTACTCCTTTAGCTTATATTTTGGGATATGCTACAGTTGCTGTTGAAGCAAAGTTAGTTTTTACTGCTCCGGCCTTGGCGATTAAAAAGTGCCTTAAGTTGAGCTCGCTTGAATTGTCTGACGTGGATATATTTGAAATAAATGAGGCTTTTTCAGTTCAAGCTTTAGTGACTATGAATTTAAGCGGTGCGGATAAGCAACGTTTGAATGTTTTTGGCGGAACCCTTGCCTTGGGTCATCCCTTGGGAGTTTCCGGAGCCCGAGGGCTAGTTACTTTGATCAATGTGCTTAAGGTTCAGAATAAAAAAATTGGTTTAACCGCTACTTGTCTAGGCGGTGGCAGTGCTTTGGCCCTAGCGATAAGAATGGTTTAG
- a CDS encoding AAA family ATPase, whose translation MSIYIGATRQNDGKTIVSLGLLSVLKKRVKRLGYMKPVGQQYRIVDGKKIDKDAVLMKQIFGFKGNLQDMSPIAIPPGFTEEYILHGKRSVLANKVKSSHERLKKSCNFLLVEGTGHAGVGSVFDMSNADVAKLLKLKVIIVSCGGIGRPIDEIMLNRAEFDLRGVEVLGVIINKVKKSKYKKINRLIRKGLTRKGVEVLGVIPFEEVLSNPTISELLEDFKGKLICGHNGLGRVVERFVIGDVVAHQALDYFSGGTLLIVPGNREDIIFSALSGWVLGVADKYHISGIIATYGKKPVKKIIEAIDRANIPLILVEEDSFSTARRINNMIFKIRAEDKPKIKKTEDLIDKYVDVGRILELIKSKSR comes from the coding sequence ATGAGTATTTATATTGGTGCTACCAGGCAAAATGACGGAAAGACTATAGTTTCATTGGGGCTTCTTTCAGTTTTGAAAAAACGGGTTAAGCGCCTAGGCTATATGAAACCGGTTGGGCAGCAGTATCGGATTGTTGACGGTAAAAAGATAGATAAAGACGCAGTGCTTATGAAACAGATATTTGGCTTTAAGGGTAATTTGCAGGATATGAGTCCGATAGCTATCCCTCCAGGTTTTACCGAGGAATATATCTTGCACGGTAAACGTTCTGTTTTGGCTAATAAAGTTAAAAGTTCCCATGAGCGCTTAAAGAAGTCGTGTAATTTTTTGTTAGTTGAAGGAACTGGCCATGCTGGCGTGGGTTCGGTGTTTGACATGTCTAATGCTGATGTGGCAAAGTTACTTAAACTCAAAGTTATTATTGTGAGCTGTGGTGGTATTGGCCGGCCGATTGATGAAATTATGCTTAATCGGGCTGAATTCGATCTTCGAGGGGTAGAAGTTTTAGGGGTAATCATTAATAAGGTTAAAAAAAGTAAATACAAAAAAATTAACCGTCTAATTCGCAAAGGCTTAACCAGAAAAGGGGTAGAGGTTTTGGGAGTGATTCCTTTTGAAGAGGTGCTTTCTAATCCTACAATTTCGGAGTTGCTTGAGGATTTTAAGGGTAAGCTTATCTGTGGTCATAATGGTCTCGGTAGAGTGGTTGAGCGTTTTGTCATTGGAGATGTGGTTGCTCATCAGGCTTTAGATTATTTTTCCGGCGGAACTCTTTTGATTGTTCCTGGAAATCGTGAAGATATCATATTTTCAGCCTTAAGTGGCTGGGTTTTGGGTGTGGCTGATAAATATCACATCTCCGGGATCATAGCTACTTATGGAAAAAAACCAGTCAAAAAGATAATTGAGGCGATTGACCGGGCTAATATTCCTTTAATCTTGGTTGAGGAAGATTCTTTTTCTACAGCTAGAAGGATTAACAATATGATTTTTAAGATCCGGGCCGAAGATAAACCTAAGATTAAAAAAACTGAAGATTTGATTGATAAGTATGTTGATGTAGGTCGGATACTTGAATTAATTAAATCGAAGTCTCGCTAG
- a CDS encoding isocitrate/isopropylmalate dehydrogenase family protein: protein MFKESKLIEEAKNKFDQLIREQLLRIKEMKQAKDWIDYATLKPIIIGICAGDGIGLEISKHARKVLEAMLAKELEQGKVAFKTIEGLTIENRAKHKKAIPDDVLKEIKKCHVILKGPTTTPQAGDSWPNIESANVAMRRELDLFANVRPVKVPAQGIDWIFFRENTEGAYILGSSGVNVGDDLSIDFKVITEQGAERIIRMAFEYARKNNLKRVTVVTKSNVVKTTDGRFSKVAKAIAKEYEAEGISSDEWYIDIMTAKLLDPARRSDFQVMVLPNLYGDILTDEAAQLQGGVGTAGSANIGKFWAMFEAIHGSAPRMVKEGRAKYADPSSMIRASSMLLNHIGFKDQAEKVSMALDICGNFEQKIKITGRDNGATAGEFTNYLLEAINRDDLKTKWQSLEKKS from the coding sequence ATGTTTAAAGAGTCTAAATTAATAGAGGAAGCAAAGAATAAATTTGACCAATTGATTAGAGAACAACTTTTGCGGATTAAGGAAATGAAACAGGCTAAAGATTGGATTGATTATGCAACTTTGAAACCGATAATTATCGGTATTTGTGCCGGAGATGGAATTGGCCTGGAAATTTCAAAACATGCCCGTAAGGTTTTAGAGGCCATGTTGGCTAAAGAGCTTGAGCAAGGAAAAGTCGCTTTTAAAACTATTGAAGGTTTAACTATTGAAAACCGGGCAAAACATAAGAAGGCAATTCCCGATGACGTTTTAAAGGAAATAAAAAAATGCCATGTTATTTTAAAAGGTCCGACTACCACGCCGCAAGCCGGAGATTCTTGGCCGAATATTGAAAGTGCTAATGTTGCTATGCGTCGGGAGTTGGATCTTTTTGCTAATGTTCGGCCGGTTAAAGTCCCGGCCCAAGGTATTGATTGGATTTTTTTTCGTGAGAATACTGAAGGCGCCTATATTCTAGGTTCTAGCGGGGTAAATGTCGGTGATGATCTAAGTATTGATTTTAAGGTTATTACTGAACAAGGGGCTGAGCGAATTATCCGTATGGCTTTTGAATATGCCCGGAAAAATAATTTAAAACGGGTAACTGTAGTTACAAAATCAAATGTAGTTAAAACTACTGATGGTAGATTTTCAAAAGTAGCTAAAGCTATTGCTAAAGAGTATGAAGCCGAAGGCATAAGCTCTGATGAGTGGTATATTGATATTATGACTGCTAAACTACTTGATCCGGCCCGTCGCAGCGACTTTCAAGTTATGGTATTACCTAATCTTTACGGTGATATTTTAACTGATGAAGCTGCTCAACTTCAAGGCGGAGTAGGGACTGCCGGTAGTGCTAATATCGGTAAATTTTGGGCAATGTTTGAGGCTATCCATGGGAGTGCTCCTCGAATGGTTAAGGAGGGACGGGCTAAGTATGCTGATCCATCATCAATGATTCGGGCAAGTTCAATGCTTTTAAACCATATTGGTTTTAAGGATCAGGCTGAGAAGGTAAGTATGGCTTTGGATATTTGCGGAAACTTTGAACAAAAAATTAAAATTACCGGTCGTGATAATGGTGCAACTGCCGGTGAATTTACTAATTATCTTTTAGAAGCGATAAATAGAGATGATTTAAAAACTAAGTGGCAGAGCTTAGAGAAAAAAAGTTAG
- the asnB gene encoding asparagine synthase (glutamine-hydrolyzing), translated as MCGICGKFEFNSDRQVSQSVIIKMADTLKHRPSKRDVFIDDNIGLGLITNCCGSKKETRCSGCVCTGIQNTADLEKAKGLTSKEKDLLLVYEGELYNFNELRQDLEQKGHILKTAHRAEVIIHLYEEYGADCIKYLNGIFALAIWDKRAKALLLARDRFGNKPLFYTIQSGGISFGSEIKAILADPNFNKHLDYSGLHDFFSYNYVPDPKTLVKDVNTLPPGHLLLCSGKKVSLREYWKPSEVKQEAKSDSYYFDSFYEKLKESAVRQLDQEKSIGLLFSGGVDSSSLAYLTDSFGKVKPRAFYAAFRVKKYNTAKTVLDASDSLNIDATRVDVGPEACKLLPKIIWHRDSLAANPAILGTYLVSDYIKNNTDLEVAFSGSGSDETLGGFNTYLADIANFHYSRLVPKGLKRGIATIADKFSISNWPVSLSFKIRHLMTGTRYNDVARAHYFWRLSFSEQEKQKLYSNDLRGVASHDSFDAYKKQLSGIKGISDFNKIIAADFNILSPNFLQPMFDCASRATGLKIRSPFLDNSLIDFIMAMPFNLKVRRLESKYCLKKAMKGKLPAKIIFNAKKGLSVPVGPWMKKEAKPMVTDYLSEANLKKMGYFNVEYVQSLLKRHFSGAGNNTFKIWALLNFAIWHNLFFE; from the coding sequence ATGTGTGGAATATGCGGAAAATTTGAGTTTAATTCTGATCGGCAGGTGAGTCAAAGTGTGATCATCAAGATGGCCGATACTTTAAAACATCGTCCCAGCAAGCGAGATGTATTTATTGATGATAATATCGGATTAGGCCTCATAACGAATTGTTGTGGCAGCAAAAAAGAAACTAGATGTTCTGGTTGCGTATGCACTGGGATTCAAAATACAGCTGATTTAGAAAAAGCTAAAGGGTTAACTTCTAAAGAAAAAGATCTCCTACTAGTCTATGAAGGGGAGCTCTATAACTTTAATGAATTAAGGCAGGATCTAGAACAGAAAGGCCATATCTTAAAAACAGCTCACCGGGCAGAAGTTATAATCCATCTTTACGAAGAATACGGAGCTGATTGCATAAAGTATTTAAATGGAATATTTGCTTTGGCAATCTGGGATAAAAGAGCAAAAGCATTATTGCTGGCCAGGGACAGGTTCGGCAATAAACCTTTATTTTATACTATTCAATCTGGAGGAATTAGTTTTGGCTCAGAGATTAAGGCCATATTAGCCGATCCTAATTTCAATAAGCATTTAGATTATTCCGGATTACATGATTTTTTTTCTTACAACTATGTTCCTGATCCTAAGACATTAGTCAAAGACGTAAATACACTTCCTCCGGGGCATTTATTGTTGTGTTCGGGAAAAAAAGTTAGCTTAAGAGAGTATTGGAAGCCTTCAGAAGTTAAACAAGAGGCAAAATCTGACTCTTATTATTTTGATTCGTTCTATGAAAAGTTGAAAGAATCAGCGGTACGTCAGTTGGATCAGGAAAAATCCATCGGCCTTCTTTTCAGTGGAGGGGTAGATTCTAGCAGCTTAGCATATTTGACTGATAGCTTTGGAAAAGTTAAGCCAAGAGCTTTTTATGCAGCATTCAGGGTTAAAAAGTATAACACTGCTAAGACTGTTTTAGATGCTTCGGATAGTTTAAACATTGATGCTACTAGGGTAGATGTTGGACCAGAAGCATGTAAATTGCTGCCAAAGATTATTTGGCATCGGGACAGTCTAGCCGCTAATCCGGCCATACTGGGAACTTATTTGGTTTCTGACTATATCAAAAATAATACCGATTTAGAAGTGGCTTTTAGCGGATCTGGCTCGGATGAAACGCTAGGCGGGTTTAATACTTACTTGGCAGATATAGCAAATTTTCATTACAGTCGGTTAGTTCCCAAAGGATTAAAAAGAGGTATCGCAACGATTGCCGATAAATTTTCGATTTCTAATTGGCCGGTTAGCCTAAGTTTTAAAATCCGGCACCTTATGACTGGAACTCGTTATAATGATGTTGCCCGAGCCCATTATTTTTGGCGTTTGAGTTTCAGCGAGCAGGAAAAGCAGAAGCTTTATAGCAATGATTTACGAGGGGTTGCTTCGCATGATTCTTTTGATGCCTATAAAAAACAATTAAGCGGTATAAAAGGTATAAGTGATTTCAATAAGATTATAGCTGCTGATTTTAACATACTTTCTCCAAACTTTCTGCAGCCGATGTTTGATTGTGCAAGTAGAGCTACCGGATTAAAAATAAGATCACCGTTTCTAGATAATTCTTTGATAGATTTTATAATGGCGATGCCGTTTAATTTAAAAGTCAGGAGGTTGGAATCGAAATATTGCCTAAAAAAAGCTATGAAAGGTAAACTTCCTGCTAAAATTATATTTAATGCTAAAAAAGGGCTCAGTGTGCCAGTGGGTCCATGGATGAAAAAGGAAGCTAAGCCTATGGTTACTGATTATCTTTCTGAGGCGAATCTGAAAAAAATGGGTTACTTTAACGTGGAATATGTTCAAAGTTTGCTAAAGCGACATTTTTCCGGAGCCGGAAATAATACTTTTAAAATTTGGGCTTTGCTTAATTTTGCTATTTGGCACAACTTATTTTTTGAATGA
- a CDS encoding DEAD/DEAH box helicase codes for MLEKFKELGLADSTLAALKRKGFEEPTQIQKEIIPLFLKDSCDIVGQAQTGTGKTAAFGLPLIEKITNRTRSPQAIILTPTRELAVQVAEEINSLRGNKSLDIAAIYGGQSIDQQLRRLRKGVDIVVGTPGRVKDHLLRKTLDLSEVNYFILDEADEMLNMGFIDDVEEILSYASKEKRVLLFSATMPRPILELAKKYMKSYKLVRASQDQLTVSLTDQIYFEVNRADKFEALCRIIDSENEFYGLIFCRTKIDVDELARKLSFRGYDSDGLHGDISQNQRERILDKFKQKRSTILVATDVAARGIDVNDLTHVINFALPQDPHSYVHRIGRTGRAGRTGTAITFVTSDEYRKLTFIKRLTKTDIRRKEIPGVEEVISSKKVRIKKSLDDLIDTENAQKHKSFAKDILAENDPESVISALIEYSFGEELDEAKYSMIREPYVDKKGTTRLFVAKGKIDKMTARKIVELIQQVSRIDQRKINDVSVFDKFSFITVSFKEAEKILDAFKKTKSGKKPLVERAKNTKKKKRFK; via the coding sequence ATGTTAGAGAAATTTAAAGAATTAGGTTTAGCCGATAGCACTTTAGCAGCCTTAAAAAGAAAAGGCTTTGAAGAACCAACCCAAATACAAAAGGAAATTATTCCTTTGTTTTTAAAGGATAGCTGCGATATTGTTGGCCAAGCCCAAACCGGAACCGGTAAAACTGCTGCTTTTGGCCTGCCTTTAATTGAAAAAATTACCAATAGAACAAGATCCCCCCAAGCTATCATCTTAACCCCGACTAGAGAGCTAGCAGTGCAAGTTGCTGAAGAAATAAATTCTTTAAGAGGCAATAAGAGTCTAGATATTGCCGCAATTTACGGCGGTCAGTCTATAGACCAGCAATTACGCAGATTGCGCAAAGGTGTAGACATTGTAGTTGGCACCCCGGGAAGGGTAAAAGACCATTTATTAAGAAAAACCTTAGATCTCTCCGAGGTGAACTATTTTATTCTCGATGAAGCTGATGAAATGCTTAATATGGGTTTCATTGATGATGTTGAGGAGATACTTTCTTATGCGAGTAAAGAAAAACGGGTTTTACTTTTTTCGGCCACCATGCCAAGGCCGATACTCGAACTTGCTAAGAAATACATGAAAAGTTATAAACTGGTTAGAGCTTCTCAAGATCAATTAACGGTAAGTTTAACTGATCAGATATATTTCGAAGTGAATCGAGCCGACAAATTTGAGGCATTATGTAGAATTATTGATAGCGAAAATGAATTTTATGGTTTAATCTTTTGTAGAACTAAAATTGATGTTGATGAATTAGCACGAAAACTTAGCTTCCGTGGTTACGATTCAGATGGCCTTCATGGAGATATTTCTCAAAACCAACGTGAACGAATTCTTGATAAGTTCAAGCAAAAGCGTTCTACTATTTTGGTCGCTACCGATGTTGCCGCCAGAGGAATCGATGTGAATGATTTAACTCACGTTATAAATTTTGCACTTCCTCAAGACCCACATAGCTATGTGCATCGAATCGGTAGAACCGGTAGAGCTGGCAGAACTGGTACGGCGATCACATTTGTTACCTCTGATGAATACCGAAAGTTAACATTTATCAAAAGACTTACTAAGACTGATATTCGTCGGAAAGAGATTCCTGGGGTTGAAGAAGTTATTAGCTCAAAGAAGGTACGGATTAAAAAAAGTCTTGATGATTTAATTGATACCGAGAATGCACAAAAGCATAAATCTTTTGCTAAAGATATCTTAGCTGAAAATGATCCGGAAAGTGTAATCTCAGCTTTAATTGAGTATTCCTTTGGCGAAGAGCTGGATGAAGCTAAATATTCGATGATTCGAGAACCCTATGTTGACAAAAAGGGAACAACTCGACTTTTTGTAGCTAAGGGTAAGATTGATAAAATGACTGCCCGCAAAATAGTTGAACTGATTCAGCAGGTTTCGCGAATCGACCAGAGAAAAATAAATGATGTCAGTGTTTTTGATAAGTTTTCATTTATTACGGTATCCTTTAAGGAAGCCGAAAAAATCCTCGATGCTTTTAAAAAAACAAAATCAGGTAAAAAACCGCTAGTCGAAAGAGCTAAAAACACAAAGAAGAAAAAACGTTTCAAGTAA
- a CDS encoding NAD(P)/FAD-dependent oxidoreductase: MEEFDVIIVGAGPSGMMAAIGAAQRKRKVLLIERNSSPGKKLLISGNSRCNLTNSCEIREFLDKFSASGNFLRNAFAKFFNTELVSFFENSNLKLKVENDGRIFPKTDQAGDVLGALKTRLKNRNIKIIFNQRVKKVLLRDGSVRGVLTNSNNSFSARKVVIATGGLSYPLTGSSGDGYRMAEELGHEIIVLKPALVPVRIKEKFIRAWQGIAFKNVRLTLFSGKKEMSHRFGEMLFTHFGISGPIVLDLSADIYDALRSADKVTLGINFKPTLDNKKLDAMFLSEFSTSPKKTIKNIFKNLLPNKVIDGFFQYCCLDAGKTASQITAEERKRMVKGLSDLRLTVTGVMPLKDGVVTRGGVNTKEINPKTMESKLISGLYFAGEMIDIDAGTGGYNMQAAFSTGWVCGNSL; encoded by the coding sequence ATGGAAGAATTTGATGTAATTATAGTCGGGGCCGGTCCTTCGGGGATGATGGCAGCAATCGGCGCGGCCCAAAGAAAAAGAAAAGTTTTATTGATTGAACGAAATAGTTCTCCAGGCAAGAAACTGCTTATTTCAGGAAATAGTAGGTGCAATCTGACTAATTCCTGTGAGATTAGAGAATTTTTAGATAAGTTTTCTGCTTCCGGTAACTTTTTAAGAAATGCTTTTGCAAAATTCTTTAACACTGAACTAGTATCATTTTTTGAAAATTCCAATCTTAAACTTAAGGTGGAGAATGACGGAAGAATATTTCCCAAAACTGATCAAGCCGGAGATGTTCTAGGCGCTTTAAAAACAAGGTTAAAAAATAGAAATATTAAAATTATTTTTAATCAGCGGGTAAAAAAAGTTTTGCTTAGAGATGGATCAGTTAGGGGAGTTTTAACTAATTCTAATAACTCTTTTAGTGCCAGGAAAGTGGTGATTGCAACCGGGGGTCTTTCCTATCCTTTGACCGGCTCAAGTGGCGATGGATATAGAATGGCAGAGGAGCTTGGTCATGAAATCATAGTTTTAAAGCCGGCCTTAGTCCCGGTGAGGATTAAAGAAAAATTTATCAGAGCTTGGCAGGGGATAGCATTTAAAAATGTACGCTTGACCCTTTTTTCGGGCAAAAAAGAGATGAGCCATCGTTTTGGTGAGATGCTTTTTACTCATTTTGGGATATCCGGTCCAATTGTTCTTGATCTTAGCGCCGATATCTATGATGCTTTAAGGTCCGCAGATAAAGTAACTCTAGGAATTAATTTTAAACCGACCCTGGATAATAAAAAGTTAGATGCAATGTTTTTGAGTGAGTTCAGCACTAGCCCCAAAAAGACTATAAAAAATATATTCAAAAACCTTTTGCCAAATAAGGTAATAGATGGATTTTTCCAATATTGTTGCCTTGATGCAGGCAAAACAGCAAGTCAAATTACAGCTGAGGAGAGAAAGAGGATGGTCAAGGGGTTATCTGATTTACGGTTAACTGTAACCGGAGTGATGCCACTTAAAGATGGCGTTGTTACCAGGGGCGGCGTTAACACAAAAGAAATTAATCCTAAGACAATGGAGTCAAAACTCATCTCCGGACTTTATTTTGCCGGCGAGATGATTGATATTGACGCTGGAACCGGTGGATATAATATGCAAGCAGCATTTTCTACCGGCTGGGTTTGTGGTAATAGCTTATGA
- a CDS encoding phosphomannose isomerase type II C-terminal cupin domain: protein MSKGIEKKHTETKPWGEFEQFTHDQSSTVKILTVNPHQALSLQYHRQRSEFWKVISGEATIVVGDNVFNAREGDEFFIARGQNHRIQADNLSIKVLEISFGDFDENDIVRLEDKYNRTG from the coding sequence ATGTCGAAGGGCATAGAAAAAAAGCATACCGAAACCAAACCGTGGGGGGAATTTGAACAGTTTACCCATGATCAATCCAGCACAGTTAAAATTCTTACGGTTAATCCTCATCAAGCCTTAAGCCTTCAATATCATCGTCAACGTTCGGAATTTTGGAAAGTTATTTCCGGAGAGGCTACGATTGTTGTTGGAGATAATGTTTTTAATGCCCGGGAGGGCGATGAATTCTTCATCGCTCGGGGTCAAAATCATCGAATTCAGGCAGATAATTTATCAATAAAAGTTTTAGAGATTTCTTTTGGCGATTTTGACGAAAACGATATCGTGAGGTTGGAGGATAAGTATAACCGGACTGGCTAG